A window of the Bufo gargarizans isolate SCDJY-AF-19 chromosome 1, ASM1485885v1, whole genome shotgun sequence genome harbors these coding sequences:
- the LOC122928243 gene encoding olfactory receptor 6C4-like, translating into MTVTIVKPNPDEMFNTTKSFLLIEIHYTRSLQIFIFSLLLVSYLITLAGNILIVALALNCPSLHTPMYFFVSNLSIVEICVTTTITPKFLSIVGFGNRVISYWGCFFQCYFYFVLGSIDFFLLAVMSFDRYVAICQPLHYVTVMNHRVILYLAAGSWLCGFADTLPTTILTSNLPFCGSNVIQHFFCDIDPFLKLVCQDTSLIDLLNLIASSFTILGSLLCITVSYTFIILAICKIRSGGQRWKTFSTCSSHLILVLIFYSGSIFMCLRFISGSTVEFNKIAVVLNTIITPMLNPFIYTLRNNQVEHAIRGVCG; encoded by the coding sequence ATGACAGTGACCATTGTAAAACCAAACCCTGATGAGATGTTCAATACTACTAAAAGTTTTCTTCTAATAGAAATACATTATACTAGATCTCTTCAGATCTTCATTTTCTCACTACTTCTAGTCTCCTACTTGATCACTTTGGCTGGAAATATTCTCATAGTCGCTCTAGCATTAAATTGTCCAAGTCTCCACACTCCCATGTACTTCTTTGTGTCCAACctgtccattgtagaaatatgtGTCACTACAACAATCACACCAAAATTTCTGTCCATTGTTGGATTTGGCAACCGTGTAATCTCCTATTGGGGTTGTTTTTTCCAATGTTATTTCTATTTTGTATTAGGTTCTATTGATTTCTTCCTTTTAGCAGTTATGTCTTTTGATAGGTATGTGGCAATATGTCAACCTTTACATTATGTTACTGTGATGAACCATAGAGTAATCCTGTACCTTGCTGCAGGTTCTTGGTTGTGTGGCTTTGCAGATACTTTACCAACTACTATTCTTACCTCTAACCTACCATTTTGTGGTTCTAAtgttattcagcattttttttgtgaCATTGATCCATTTCTAAAGCTTGTCTGTCAAGACACTAGCCTAATTGATCTTCTAAATCTCATAGCTTCTTCATTTACTATTCTTGGATCCCTTCTCTGTATCACAGTGTCATATACATTTATTATCTTAGCCATTTGTAAAATACGGTCAGGTGGGCAGCGATGGAAGACTTTTTCCACCTGTTCTTCCCACCTTATCCTTGTTTTAATATTCTATTCAGGCTCTATTTTCATGTGTTTGCGTTTCATTAGCGGATCTACTGTAGAATTCAACAAAATTGCAGTAGTCCTGAACACTATTATAACACCAATGTTGAACCCTTTTATCTATACATTGAGAAACAACCAAGTAGAACATGCCATACGAGGAGTTTGTGGATGA